One Channa argus isolate prfri chromosome 15, Channa argus male v1.0, whole genome shotgun sequence DNA segment encodes these proteins:
- the arhgap44a gene encoding rho GTPase-activating protein 44 isoform X4 produces the protein MVEGAAVLGDDSLLGKMLKLCGDTEEKLAQELIQFEFQIERDVVEPLYVLAEVDIPNIQKQRKHLAKLVLDMDSARTRYQQSSKSSSHPSTLQPGAKSESLREEMEEAANRMEICRDQLSADMYNFVAKEIDYANYFQTLIETQAEYHRKSLEILHSVLPQIKAHQEAWVEKPSFGKSLEEHLNISGREIAFPIEACVTMLLECGMQEEGLFRVAPSASKLKKLKASLDCGVLDVQEYSSDPHAIAGALKSYLRELPEPLMTTELYDEWIQASNIQDMDKRLQGLMAVCEKLPTDNLNNFRYLIKFLAKLSEYQDANKMTPGNMAIVLGPNLLWTHTEPNMTEMMTTVSLQIVGIIEPIIQHADWFFPGEVEFNLTGSYGSPVHTNHNSNYSSMPSPDMDQSDRKQQHDQGRRPLSVATDNMMLEFYKKDGIRKIQSMGVRVMDTSWVSRKGSSTLARKASSTPPGMQGPGSPADTLIPEQPGEIPTSPSATPPPAERVCSDNVSPNRPDTSHAHPPPGEDRPPPPYPTSSCHTLPHHFYPKPPPCARPVAPGPESQPPGSPPPPIRWSGFTPPCPPPTSSSSSSSSSLDINSNPKPSCLHFPKHSPPGDLSHAHPPDTNASPLYIKTPLVLTRHDQSLGNPPSLPSSAPPPPPWAACPCARERGPPRLTSSLKSKELSPVIGHKAIQVAGPTVPPSSSPQSSSQSPHSTEHSPHTLCKGSKKLAPVPPKAPYGQSGGMSDQSTGQPSPVSLSPTPPSTPSPYGLACPPGQVPPSSPGQTPLGTPHSLSSPPSLTGTLTKSRPTPKPRQRPSLPPPQPPTAPLGLIGPATAPVPQPLEQGLLDELSPGESMSTDIFNYEIPSINVNLDSLIDEFSGAPCRRSLPVTDTPEGGAVPEEEPQSTTL, from the exons ATGGTAGAAGGGGCTGCAGTGTTGGGAGATGACTCTCTGCTGGG GAAGATGCTGAAGCTGTGTGGGGACACAGAAGAGAAGTTGGCCCAGGAGCTCATCCAGTTTGAGTTCCAGATAGAAAGAGATGTGGTGGAACCTCTCTATGTGCTGGCTGAG GTGGACATTCCCAACATCCAGAAACAGAGGAAGCACTTAGCCAAACTTGTTTTGGATATGGACTCTGCACGGACAAG ATATCAGCAATCATCCAAGTCATCCAGTCACCCAAGCACTCTGCAGCCAGGCGCCAAGTCAGAGTCCCTAAGAGAAGAGATGGAAGAGGCAGCCAATCGGATGGAGATCTGTAGA gaTCAATTATCAGCAGATATGTACAACTTTGTGGCCAAAGAAATAGACTATGCAAATTACTTCCAGACA CTGATAGAAACACAGGCAGAATATCACAGGAAGTCATTAGAGATTCTGCACAGTGTCCTGCCCCAGATTAAAGCTCACCAAG AGGCGTGGGTGGAAAAGCCGTCCTTTGGCAAGTCCCTAGAGGAGCACCTTAATATTAGTGGGAGAGAGATCGCCTTCCCCATCGAAGCTTGTGTCACAATGCTGTTAGAATGCGGCATGCAAGAAGAG GGCCTCTTCAGAGTTGCCCCGTCAGCCTCCAAGCTGAAGAAACTGAAAGCCTCTCTTGACTGCGGAGTCCTGGATGTGCAGGAGTATTCCTCCGACCCACATGCTATCGCAG GCGCTCTGAAATCATACCTCCGTGAGCTTCCTGAGCCATTGATGACCACTGAACTTTATGATGAGTGGATTCAGGCATCAAA CATTCAAGACATGGACAAGAGACTACAAGGATTAATGGCAGTGTGTGAAAAACTCCCTACAGACAACTTGAACAATTTCAG ATATTTAATAAAGTTCTTAGCCAAGCTGAGCGAGTATCAAGATGCAAACAAGATGACTCCTGGTAACATGGCGATTGTTCTTGGCCCTAATTTGCTTTGGACACACACTGAGCC CAACATGACGGAGATGATGACCACTGTGTCGCTACAGATTGTTGGCATAATTGAGCCAATTATCCAGCATGCTGATTGGTTCTTCCCTGGAG AGGTCGAATTCAACTTGACAGGCAGCTATGGTAGCCCGGTACACACcaaccacaactccaactacAGCTCCATGCCTTCACCAGACATGGACCAATCAGATCGCAAGCAGCAGCACGACCAGGGACGACGCCCACTGAGCGTTGCTACTGACAACATGATGTTGGAGTTTTACAAGAAGGATGG CATTAGGAAAATACAAAG taTGGGCGTCCGGGTAATGGATACCTCCTGGGTGTCTCGTAAGGGCTCGTCCACTTTGGCACGTAAGGCCTCGTCCACCCCTCCAGGCATGCAAGGCCCCGGCTCTCCTGCAGACACACTCATCCCTGAGCAGCCAGGGGAGATCCCCACTTCTCCGTCTGCAACACCTCCGCCTGCAGAAAGGGTTTG CTCAGACAACGTGTCGCCCAATCGGCCGGACACCTCTCATGCCCACCCACCCCCAGGGGAGGACCGGCCACCCCCCCCTTACCCAACCTCCTCGTGCCACACTCTCCCCCATCACTTCTATCCTAAACCGCCACCCTGCGCTCGCCCGGTGGCACCAGGTCCAGAGTCCCAGCCCCCCGGCTCACCTCCACCCCCAATACGCTGGTCTGGCTTCACTCCCCCTTGCCCTCCCCCTACatcgtcttcctcctcctcctcttcatctcttgACATCAATTCGAACCCCAAACCCAGCTGTCTGCACTTCCCCAAGCACAGCCCACCTGGTGACTTGTCACATGCCCACCCTCCAGACACTAATGCTTCACCACTGTACATTAAAACTCCCTTGGTACTAACACGCCATGACCAGTCCCTTGGCAACCCCCCTAGCCTCCCTTCGTCTGCTCCCCCTCCCCCGCCGTGGGCTGCCTGTCCATGTGCCCGAGAGAGAGGACCCCCCAGGCTGACTAG TTCATTGAAGAGTAAAGAGCTCTCCCCTGTTATTGGACACAAAGCAATCCAGGTGGCAGGTCCAACCGTACCCCCCAGCAGCAGTCCTCAGAGCAGCAGCCAGTCCCCACACTCCACAGAGCACAGTCCACACACCTTGTGCAAAG GTTCCAAGAAGTTGGCTCCTGTGCCTCCCAAGGCCCCCTACGGCCAGTCTGGCGGGATGTCCGACCAGTCCACAGGTCAGCCGTCACCGGTCAGCCTGTCCCCTACACCTCCTAGCACTCCCTCCCCTTATGGACTGGCCTGCCCTCCAGGGCAAGTGCCCCCATCCTCCCCTGGGCAGACCCCACTGGGGACGCCTCACTCCCTTTCATCCCCGCCCTCCCTGACTGGAACACTCACCAAGTCTCGGCCCACCCCTAAACCCAGGCAGAGACCAAGCCTACCCCCTCCTCAGCCGCCCACAGCCCCACTGGGGCTCATTGGCCCGGCCACAGCCCCAGTTCCCCAGCCCCTGGAACAGGGCCTCCTGGATGAACTGTCTCCCGGGGAGAGCATGTCTACAG ATATCTTCAACTATGAAATCCCCTCCATCAATGTCAATCTGGACAGCCTCATCGATGAGTTCAGCGGTGCCCCGTGCAGGAGGTCCCTGCCAGTGACAGACACTCCAGAGGGGGGTGCTGTGCCTGAGGAGGAGCCCCAGAGCACCACTCTATGA
- the arhgap44a gene encoding rho GTPase-activating protein 44 isoform X3, producing the protein MKKQFNRMRQLANQTVGRAEKTEVLSEDLLQVEKRLDLVKQVTHSTHKKLTACLQGQQGTDVEKRSVKSPSKKLPLTILAQCMVEGAAVLGDDSLLGKMLKLCGDTEEKLAQELIQFEFQIERDVVEPLYVLAEVDIPNIQKQRKHLAKLVLDMDSARTRYQQSSKSSSHPSTLQPGAKSESLREEMEEAANRMEICRDQLSADMYNFVAKEIDYANYFQTLIETQAEYHRKSLEILHSVLPQIKAHQEAWVEKPSFGKSLEEHLNISGREIAFPIEACVTMLLECGMQEEGLFRVAPSASKLKKLKASLDCGVLDVQEYSSDPHAIAGALKSYLRELPEPLMTTELYDEWIQASNIQDMDKRLQGLMAVCEKLPTDNLNNFRYLIKFLAKLSEYQDANKMTPGNMAIVLGPNLLWTHTEPNMTEMMTTVSLQIVGIIEPIIQHADWFFPGEVEFNLTGSYGSPVHTNHNSNYSSMPSPDMDQSDRKQQHDQGRRPLSVATDNMMLEFYKKDGIRKIQSMGVRVMDTSWVSRKGSSTLARKASSTPPGMQGPGSPADTLIPEQPGEIPTSPSATPPPAERVCSDNVSPNRPDTSHAHPPPGEDRPPPPYPTSSCHTLPHHFYPKPPPCARPVAPGPESQPPGSPPPPIRWSGFTPPCPPPTSSSSSSSSSLDINSNPKPSCLHFPKHSPPGDLSHAHPPDTNASPLYIKTPLVLTRHDQSLGNPPSLPSSAPPPPPWAACPCARERGPPRLTSSLKSKELSPVIGHKAIQVAGPTVPPSSSPQSSSQSPHSTEHSPHTLCKGSKKLAPVPPKAPYGQSGGMSDQSTGQPSPVSLSPTPPSTPSPYGLACPPGQVPPSSPGQTPLGTPHSLSSPPSLTGTLTKSRPTPKPRQRPSLPPPQPPTAPLGLIGPATAPVPQPLEQGLLDELSPGESMSTAV; encoded by the exons ggcagaaaaaacagaagtgttAAGCGAGGACCTTTTACAG GTGGAGAAGCGTCTAGATCTGGTCAAGCAGGTGACACACAGCACTCACAAGAAGCTGACTGCCTGCCTGCAGGGTCAGCAGGGGACTGATGTGGAGAAGAGATCTGTCAAGTCACCCTCT AAAAAACTACCGCTCACAATCCTGGCACAATGTATGGTAGAAGGGGCTGCAGTGTTGGGAGATGACTCTCTGCTGGG GAAGATGCTGAAGCTGTGTGGGGACACAGAAGAGAAGTTGGCCCAGGAGCTCATCCAGTTTGAGTTCCAGATAGAAAGAGATGTGGTGGAACCTCTCTATGTGCTGGCTGAG GTGGACATTCCCAACATCCAGAAACAGAGGAAGCACTTAGCCAAACTTGTTTTGGATATGGACTCTGCACGGACAAG ATATCAGCAATCATCCAAGTCATCCAGTCACCCAAGCACTCTGCAGCCAGGCGCCAAGTCAGAGTCCCTAAGAGAAGAGATGGAAGAGGCAGCCAATCGGATGGAGATCTGTAGA gaTCAATTATCAGCAGATATGTACAACTTTGTGGCCAAAGAAATAGACTATGCAAATTACTTCCAGACA CTGATAGAAACACAGGCAGAATATCACAGGAAGTCATTAGAGATTCTGCACAGTGTCCTGCCCCAGATTAAAGCTCACCAAG AGGCGTGGGTGGAAAAGCCGTCCTTTGGCAAGTCCCTAGAGGAGCACCTTAATATTAGTGGGAGAGAGATCGCCTTCCCCATCGAAGCTTGTGTCACAATGCTGTTAGAATGCGGCATGCAAGAAGAG GGCCTCTTCAGAGTTGCCCCGTCAGCCTCCAAGCTGAAGAAACTGAAAGCCTCTCTTGACTGCGGAGTCCTGGATGTGCAGGAGTATTCCTCCGACCCACATGCTATCGCAG GCGCTCTGAAATCATACCTCCGTGAGCTTCCTGAGCCATTGATGACCACTGAACTTTATGATGAGTGGATTCAGGCATCAAA CATTCAAGACATGGACAAGAGACTACAAGGATTAATGGCAGTGTGTGAAAAACTCCCTACAGACAACTTGAACAATTTCAG ATATTTAATAAAGTTCTTAGCCAAGCTGAGCGAGTATCAAGATGCAAACAAGATGACTCCTGGTAACATGGCGATTGTTCTTGGCCCTAATTTGCTTTGGACACACACTGAGCC CAACATGACGGAGATGATGACCACTGTGTCGCTACAGATTGTTGGCATAATTGAGCCAATTATCCAGCATGCTGATTGGTTCTTCCCTGGAG AGGTCGAATTCAACTTGACAGGCAGCTATGGTAGCCCGGTACACACcaaccacaactccaactacAGCTCCATGCCTTCACCAGACATGGACCAATCAGATCGCAAGCAGCAGCACGACCAGGGACGACGCCCACTGAGCGTTGCTACTGACAACATGATGTTGGAGTTTTACAAGAAGGATGG CATTAGGAAAATACAAAG taTGGGCGTCCGGGTAATGGATACCTCCTGGGTGTCTCGTAAGGGCTCGTCCACTTTGGCACGTAAGGCCTCGTCCACCCCTCCAGGCATGCAAGGCCCCGGCTCTCCTGCAGACACACTCATCCCTGAGCAGCCAGGGGAGATCCCCACTTCTCCGTCTGCAACACCTCCGCCTGCAGAAAGGGTTTG CTCAGACAACGTGTCGCCCAATCGGCCGGACACCTCTCATGCCCACCCACCCCCAGGGGAGGACCGGCCACCCCCCCCTTACCCAACCTCCTCGTGCCACACTCTCCCCCATCACTTCTATCCTAAACCGCCACCCTGCGCTCGCCCGGTGGCACCAGGTCCAGAGTCCCAGCCCCCCGGCTCACCTCCACCCCCAATACGCTGGTCTGGCTTCACTCCCCCTTGCCCTCCCCCTACatcgtcttcctcctcctcctcttcatctcttgACATCAATTCGAACCCCAAACCCAGCTGTCTGCACTTCCCCAAGCACAGCCCACCTGGTGACTTGTCACATGCCCACCCTCCAGACACTAATGCTTCACCACTGTACATTAAAACTCCCTTGGTACTAACACGCCATGACCAGTCCCTTGGCAACCCCCCTAGCCTCCCTTCGTCTGCTCCCCCTCCCCCGCCGTGGGCTGCCTGTCCATGTGCCCGAGAGAGAGGACCCCCCAGGCTGACTAG TTCATTGAAGAGTAAAGAGCTCTCCCCTGTTATTGGACACAAAGCAATCCAGGTGGCAGGTCCAACCGTACCCCCCAGCAGCAGTCCTCAGAGCAGCAGCCAGTCCCCACACTCCACAGAGCACAGTCCACACACCTTGTGCAAAG GTTCCAAGAAGTTGGCTCCTGTGCCTCCCAAGGCCCCCTACGGCCAGTCTGGCGGGATGTCCGACCAGTCCACAGGTCAGCCGTCACCGGTCAGCCTGTCCCCTACACCTCCTAGCACTCCCTCCCCTTATGGACTGGCCTGCCCTCCAGGGCAAGTGCCCCCATCCTCCCCTGGGCAGACCCCACTGGGGACGCCTCACTCCCTTTCATCCCCGCCCTCCCTGACTGGAACACTCACCAAGTCTCGGCCCACCCCTAAACCCAGGCAGAGACCAAGCCTACCCCCTCCTCAGCCGCCCACAGCCCCACTGGGGCTCATTGGCCCGGCCACAGCCCCAGTTCCCCAGCCCCTGGAACAGGGCCTCCTGGATGAACTGTCTCCCGGGGAGAGCATGTCTACAG CTGTGTGA
- the arhgap44a gene encoding rho GTPase-activating protein 44 isoform X6, translated as MKKQFNRMRQLANQTVGRAEKTEVLSEDLLQVEKRLDLVKQVTHSTHKKLTACLQGQQGTDVEKRSVKSPSKKLPLTILAQCMVEGAAVLGDDSLLGKMLKLCGDTEEKLAQELIQFEFQIERDVVEPLYVLAEVDIPNIQKQRKHLAKLVLDMDSARTRYQQSSKSSSHPSTLQPGAKSESLREEMEEAANRMEICRDQLSADMYNFVAKEIDYANYFQTLIETQAEYHRKSLEILHSVLPQIKAHQEAWVEKPSFGKSLEEHLNISGREIAFPIEACVTMLLECGMQEEGLFRVAPSASKLKKLKASLDCGVLDVQEYSSDPHAIAGALKSYLRELPEPLMTTELYDEWIQASNIQDMDKRLQGLMAVCEKLPTDNLNNFRYLIKFLAKLSEYQDANKMTPGNMAIVLGPNLLWTHTEPNMTEMMTTVSLQIVGIIEPIIQHADWFFPGEVEFNLTGSYGSPVHTNHNSNYSSMPSPDMDQSDRKQQHDQGRRPLSVATDNMMLEFYKKDGIRKIQSMGVRVMDTSWVSRKGSSTLARKASSTPPGMQGPGSPADTLIPEQPGEIPTSPSATPPPAERVCSDNVSPNRPDTSHAHPPPGEDRPPPPYPTSSCHTLPHHFYPKPPPCARPVAPGPESQPPGSPPPPIRWSGFTPPCPPPTSSSSSSSSSLDINSNPKPSCLHFPKHSPPGDLSHAHPPDTNASPLYIKTPLVLTRHDQSLGNPPSLPSSAPPPPPWAACPCARERGPPRLTSSLKSKELSPVIGHKAIQVAGPTVPPSSSPQSSSQSPHSTEHSPHTLCKGSKKLAPVPPKAPYGQSGGMSDQSTAV; from the exons ggcagaaaaaacagaagtgttAAGCGAGGACCTTTTACAG GTGGAGAAGCGTCTAGATCTGGTCAAGCAGGTGACACACAGCACTCACAAGAAGCTGACTGCCTGCCTGCAGGGTCAGCAGGGGACTGATGTGGAGAAGAGATCTGTCAAGTCACCCTCT AAAAAACTACCGCTCACAATCCTGGCACAATGTATGGTAGAAGGGGCTGCAGTGTTGGGAGATGACTCTCTGCTGGG GAAGATGCTGAAGCTGTGTGGGGACACAGAAGAGAAGTTGGCCCAGGAGCTCATCCAGTTTGAGTTCCAGATAGAAAGAGATGTGGTGGAACCTCTCTATGTGCTGGCTGAG GTGGACATTCCCAACATCCAGAAACAGAGGAAGCACTTAGCCAAACTTGTTTTGGATATGGACTCTGCACGGACAAG ATATCAGCAATCATCCAAGTCATCCAGTCACCCAAGCACTCTGCAGCCAGGCGCCAAGTCAGAGTCCCTAAGAGAAGAGATGGAAGAGGCAGCCAATCGGATGGAGATCTGTAGA gaTCAATTATCAGCAGATATGTACAACTTTGTGGCCAAAGAAATAGACTATGCAAATTACTTCCAGACA CTGATAGAAACACAGGCAGAATATCACAGGAAGTCATTAGAGATTCTGCACAGTGTCCTGCCCCAGATTAAAGCTCACCAAG AGGCGTGGGTGGAAAAGCCGTCCTTTGGCAAGTCCCTAGAGGAGCACCTTAATATTAGTGGGAGAGAGATCGCCTTCCCCATCGAAGCTTGTGTCACAATGCTGTTAGAATGCGGCATGCAAGAAGAG GGCCTCTTCAGAGTTGCCCCGTCAGCCTCCAAGCTGAAGAAACTGAAAGCCTCTCTTGACTGCGGAGTCCTGGATGTGCAGGAGTATTCCTCCGACCCACATGCTATCGCAG GCGCTCTGAAATCATACCTCCGTGAGCTTCCTGAGCCATTGATGACCACTGAACTTTATGATGAGTGGATTCAGGCATCAAA CATTCAAGACATGGACAAGAGACTACAAGGATTAATGGCAGTGTGTGAAAAACTCCCTACAGACAACTTGAACAATTTCAG ATATTTAATAAAGTTCTTAGCCAAGCTGAGCGAGTATCAAGATGCAAACAAGATGACTCCTGGTAACATGGCGATTGTTCTTGGCCCTAATTTGCTTTGGACACACACTGAGCC CAACATGACGGAGATGATGACCACTGTGTCGCTACAGATTGTTGGCATAATTGAGCCAATTATCCAGCATGCTGATTGGTTCTTCCCTGGAG AGGTCGAATTCAACTTGACAGGCAGCTATGGTAGCCCGGTACACACcaaccacaactccaactacAGCTCCATGCCTTCACCAGACATGGACCAATCAGATCGCAAGCAGCAGCACGACCAGGGACGACGCCCACTGAGCGTTGCTACTGACAACATGATGTTGGAGTTTTACAAGAAGGATGG CATTAGGAAAATACAAAG taTGGGCGTCCGGGTAATGGATACCTCCTGGGTGTCTCGTAAGGGCTCGTCCACTTTGGCACGTAAGGCCTCGTCCACCCCTCCAGGCATGCAAGGCCCCGGCTCTCCTGCAGACACACTCATCCCTGAGCAGCCAGGGGAGATCCCCACTTCTCCGTCTGCAACACCTCCGCCTGCAGAAAGGGTTTG CTCAGACAACGTGTCGCCCAATCGGCCGGACACCTCTCATGCCCACCCACCCCCAGGGGAGGACCGGCCACCCCCCCCTTACCCAACCTCCTCGTGCCACACTCTCCCCCATCACTTCTATCCTAAACCGCCACCCTGCGCTCGCCCGGTGGCACCAGGTCCAGAGTCCCAGCCCCCCGGCTCACCTCCACCCCCAATACGCTGGTCTGGCTTCACTCCCCCTTGCCCTCCCCCTACatcgtcttcctcctcctcctcttcatctcttgACATCAATTCGAACCCCAAACCCAGCTGTCTGCACTTCCCCAAGCACAGCCCACCTGGTGACTTGTCACATGCCCACCCTCCAGACACTAATGCTTCACCACTGTACATTAAAACTCCCTTGGTACTAACACGCCATGACCAGTCCCTTGGCAACCCCCCTAGCCTCCCTTCGTCTGCTCCCCCTCCCCCGCCGTGGGCTGCCTGTCCATGTGCCCGAGAGAGAGGACCCCCCAGGCTGACTAG TTCATTGAAGAGTAAAGAGCTCTCCCCTGTTATTGGACACAAAGCAATCCAGGTGGCAGGTCCAACCGTACCCCCCAGCAGCAGTCCTCAGAGCAGCAGCCAGTCCCCACACTCCACAGAGCACAGTCCACACACCTTGTGCAAAG GTTCCAAGAAGTTGGCTCCTGTGCCTCCCAAGGCCCCCTACGGCCAGTCTGGCGGGATGTCCGACCAGTCCACAG CTGTGTGA